One segment of Pseudodesulfovibrio sp. 5S69 DNA contains the following:
- a CDS encoding HDOD domain-containing protein produces MGTKRIDELKAGMVLASDLIAKDGRLLFKSGTELADNQIQLLKRVGIGEADVAPDLSDLTEDDVLAIEDYVREFFLYVNPDHPAVIEMFHIALELTARAVAGGWQLPDLNERRASNVEHLDDIFVTGMGTPETIVEHETELASFPDIFFRIKEVLEDEAASADRIAKVVSTDVGLSAKLLKLVNSPLYGFPQTIDSISRAVALVGGKELSTLALGISAINYFQDIPPELVDMQSFWRHSITCGIFARMLAGTQSGLSPERFFIGGLLHDVGRLILFKKLPYASTEAMLFARENCLPLVEAETAVMEFCHTDISKPLLAAWKFPESLAVMINYHHDPMEYPNPLEPAIVHVADNLTNAVEIAQGGMYVMPGLDEEAWELLGIDPEKVLNEAVSQYAGQIDIVMSAFF; encoded by the coding sequence GTGGGCACGAAGCGCATAGACGAGCTCAAGGCGGGCATGGTCCTGGCCTCCGACCTGATCGCCAAGGACGGCAGGCTGCTCTTCAAGAGCGGCACCGAACTGGCGGACAACCAAATCCAGCTGCTCAAGCGCGTGGGCATCGGCGAGGCCGACGTGGCCCCGGACCTGTCCGACCTGACCGAGGACGACGTCCTGGCCATCGAAGATTACGTGCGCGAATTTTTCCTGTACGTGAATCCGGACCACCCCGCGGTCATCGAGATGTTCCACATCGCCCTGGAACTGACCGCACGGGCGGTAGCCGGCGGCTGGCAACTGCCCGACCTGAATGAGCGCCGGGCCTCCAACGTCGAGCACCTGGACGACATCTTCGTCACCGGCATGGGCACCCCCGAGACCATCGTCGAGCACGAGACCGAACTGGCCAGTTTCCCGGATATCTTCTTCCGCATAAAGGAGGTCCTCGAAGACGAGGCCGCCTCGGCGGACCGCATCGCCAAGGTGGTCAGCACCGACGTCGGCCTGTCCGCCAAGCTCCTCAAGCTGGTCAACTCGCCGCTCTACGGCTTCCCCCAGACCATCGACTCCATCAGCCGGGCCGTGGCCCTGGTGGGCGGCAAGGAGCTGTCCACCCTGGCGCTCGGCATCTCGGCCATCAACTATTTCCAGGACATCCCGCCCGAGCTGGTGGACATGCAGTCCTTCTGGCGGCACTCCATCACCTGCGGGATCTTCGCCCGCATGCTCGCCGGGACCCAGAGCGGCCTGTCCCCGGAGCGGTTCTTCATCGGCGGCCTGCTCCACGACGTGGGCCGGCTCATCCTGTTCAAGAAACTGCCCTACGCCTCCACCGAGGCCATGCTCTTCGCCCGCGAAAATTGCCTGCCCCTGGTCGAGGCCGAGACGGCCGTCATGGAGTTCTGCCACACCGACATCAGCAAACCCCTGCTCGCCGCCTGGAAGTTCCCCGAAAGCCTGGCCGTGATGATCAACTACCACCACGACCCCATGGAATACCCCAACCCCCTGGAACCCGCCATCGTCCACGTGGCCGACAACCTGACCAACGCCGTGGAAATCGCCCAGGGCGGCATGTACGTCATGCCGGGCCTCGACGAGGAGGCCTGGGAACTCCTCGGCATCGACCCCGAAAAAGTCCTGAACGAAGCCGTCAGCCAATACGC
- a CDS encoding CheR family methyltransferase has product MGALFSKSTALRKGIKITDEEFVRLRDFIYDKSGIFVDEKRKYLFESRFSRRLGELGLTSFTDYIKFLSVDRGPELKQLFEMVTTNETSFWRDTKQLTSFRDNLLKEVLDRQREAGKLELNIWSAGCSSGEEPYTLVFLLLETLKAEIARWRINITAVDLSEEMIARAKAGIYTEYAFKTTPDEVRKRYFKEVDGGWELDPRLRKLVNFAPMNLNDPLAVKRVPRSHIVFCRNVIIYFDAAMKRRVVQAFYDNLLPGGYLLVGHSESLHKISRSFKPIHNAGAIAYKKEE; this is encoded by the coding sequence ATGGGGGCCTTGTTTAGCAAATCCACTGCCTTACGAAAGGGCATCAAGATCACGGACGAGGAATTCGTCCGGCTGCGCGACTTCATCTACGACAAGAGCGGCATCTTCGTGGACGAGAAGCGCAAGTACCTGTTCGAGAGCCGGTTCTCCCGGCGGCTGGGCGAGCTCGGCCTGACCAGCTTCACCGACTACATCAAATTTCTCAGCGTGGACCGGGGGCCGGAACTCAAGCAGCTCTTCGAGATGGTCACCACCAACGAGACCAGCTTCTGGCGGGACACCAAGCAGCTCACCTCCTTCCGGGACAACCTGCTCAAGGAGGTCCTCGACCGCCAACGCGAGGCGGGCAAGCTCGAACTGAACATCTGGTCCGCCGGGTGCTCCTCGGGCGAGGAGCCCTACACCCTGGTCTTCCTCCTGCTCGAGACCCTCAAGGCCGAGATAGCCCGTTGGCGGATCAACATCACCGCCGTGGACCTGTCCGAGGAGATGATCGCCCGGGCCAAGGCCGGAATCTACACGGAGTACGCCTTCAAAACCACGCCGGACGAGGTCCGCAAGCGCTATTTTAAAGAGGTCGACGGCGGCTGGGAACTCGACCCGCGCCTCCGTAAGCTGGTCAACTTCGCGCCCATGAACCTGAACGACCCCCTGGCCGTCAAGCGGGTTCCCCGGTCGCACATCGTGTTCTGCCGCAACGTGATCATCTATTTCGACGCAGCCATGAAGCGCAGGGTGGTGCAGGCGTTCTACGACAACCTGCTGCCCGGCGGCTACCTGCTGGTCGGGCACTCCGAATCCCTGCACAAGATATCCCGGTCGTTCAAGCCGATCCACAACGCGGGCGCCATCGCGTACAAGAAGGAGGAGTAG
- the buk gene encoding butyrate kinase has translation MSILVINPGSTSTKVALYRGGDTLAAEELQHSREEMAGFPRVADQYDFRMRVVAEFLGKTATDFGRIQAVVARGGLLRPLEGGVYEVSDEMVSHLLDARYGEHACNLGGILARALARQWNVPAYVVDPVVTDEMMDKARLTGLPGLSRRSIFHALNQRGVARIVAERLGIRYERSNFIVCHMGGGVSIGAHRKGKVVDVINALDGEGPFTPERTGSLPLVPVLDMVHHGQRDYAELRTTILRRGGLVAHLGTNDPREVLARMDQGDERAGLVFRAMAYGIARYIASMAPALADDEGGLDLAAVVLTGGLSRSQALVEEIARQVGFLGPVEVVPGEVEMSALAAGAARALCGDEPVRTYPPE, from the coding sequence ATGAGCATACTGGTCATCAACCCCGGCTCCACGTCCACCAAGGTGGCCCTGTATCGGGGAGGCGACACCCTGGCCGCCGAGGAACTGCAACACTCCCGCGAGGAGATGGCCGGGTTTCCCAGGGTGGCGGACCAGTACGATTTCCGCATGCGCGTGGTGGCCGAGTTCCTGGGCAAGACCGCCACGGATTTCGGGCGCATCCAGGCCGTGGTCGCCCGAGGCGGCCTGCTCCGTCCTCTGGAGGGTGGTGTTTACGAAGTGTCGGACGAAATGGTTAGCCATCTGTTGGACGCACGGTATGGTGAACATGCCTGCAACCTGGGCGGCATCCTGGCCCGCGCCCTGGCCCGGCAGTGGAACGTGCCCGCCTACGTGGTCGACCCGGTGGTTACGGACGAGATGATGGACAAGGCGCGGCTGACCGGGTTGCCGGGGCTCTCGCGGCGGTCCATCTTCCATGCCCTGAACCAGCGCGGGGTGGCCCGCATCGTGGCCGAACGGCTCGGCATCCGCTACGAGCGCTCGAATTTCATCGTCTGCCACATGGGCGGCGGGGTGTCCATCGGTGCGCACCGCAAGGGGAAGGTGGTGGACGTGATCAACGCCCTGGACGGCGAGGGCCCGTTCACTCCGGAGCGCACCGGCAGCCTGCCCCTGGTGCCGGTCCTGGACATGGTCCACCACGGCCAACGCGACTACGCCGAGCTGCGCACGACCATCCTGCGCCGGGGCGGCCTGGTGGCCCACCTGGGCACCAACGACCCGCGCGAGGTCCTGGCCCGCATGGACCAGGGCGACGAGCGGGCGGGCCTGGTCTTCCGGGCCATGGCCTACGGCATCGCCCGGTACATCGCGTCCATGGCCCCGGCCCTGGCCGACGACGAGGGCGGCCTGGACCTGGCCGCCGTGGTCCTGACCGGCGGGCTCTCACGGAGCCAGGCGCTGGTGGAGGAGATCGCCCGGCAGGTGGGCTTTCTCGGCCCGGTGGAGGTCGTCCCCGGCGAGGTGGAGATGTCCGCCCTGGCCGCAGGCGCGGCCCGAGCCCTGTGCGGAGACGAGCCCGTGAGGACTTATCCTCCCGAATAG
- a CDS encoding bifunctional enoyl-CoA hydratase/phosphate acetyltransferase, translating to MSDFPPITSLNEVVQAALDYGRGGSMPKVAIARSAEGFVLRAGIEAFERGVAEPVLVGDMEETKRIADERGLDISPFRQVHVTDDAGAVFEAVRLFREGEAQLIMKGLVPTATLLKAVLNKETGVPHGGRILSHVGVFESPVDGRLMLLTDPGVNIAPSLQRKVDILKNALDVARTLGMKEPKAAILAATEKVNYPAMPATLDGDILTKMARQGQFGDARILGPLSLDLAVSRKVAATKRFDSPVAGNADILVTPNIEAGNVLYKSLSTLCGCIMAAVVVGSRVPVVVPSRGDSDASKFHSIALASVLAKRSRS from the coding sequence GTGTCCGATTTTCCCCCCATCACAAGTCTGAACGAGGTGGTCCAGGCCGCCCTGGATTACGGCCGGGGCGGGAGCATGCCCAAGGTGGCCATCGCCCGGTCCGCCGAGGGCTTCGTACTCCGCGCCGGGATCGAGGCGTTTGAACGCGGCGTGGCCGAGCCCGTCCTGGTCGGGGACATGGAGGAGACGAAGCGCATCGCGGACGAGCGGGGGCTGGACATCTCCCCCTTTCGGCAGGTGCACGTCACCGACGACGCCGGGGCCGTGTTCGAGGCGGTCCGGCTCTTCCGCGAGGGTGAGGCCCAGTTGATCATGAAGGGGCTGGTGCCCACGGCCACCCTGCTCAAGGCGGTACTCAACAAGGAGACCGGCGTACCCCACGGTGGGCGCATCCTCAGCCATGTCGGGGTGTTCGAATCCCCGGTGGACGGCAGGCTGATGCTCCTGACCGACCCCGGCGTGAACATCGCGCCTTCCCTGCAACGCAAGGTGGACATCCTCAAGAACGCCCTGGACGTGGCCCGGACCCTGGGCATGAAGGAGCCCAAGGCGGCCATCCTGGCGGCCACGGAAAAGGTCAACTATCCGGCCATGCCCGCCACCCTGGACGGCGATATCCTGACCAAGATGGCCCGCCAGGGCCAATTCGGCGACGCCAGGATTCTCGGCCCGCTCTCGCTGGACCTGGCCGTGTCCCGCAAGGTGGCGGCCACTAAGCGTTTCGACAGCCCCGTGGCCGGGAACGCGGACATTCTGGTCACCCCGAACATCGAGGCGGGCAACGTCCTGTACAAGTCCCTGTCCACCCTGTGCGGCTGCATCATGGCCGCCGTGGTCGTGGGCAGCCGGGTGCCGGTGGTGGTCCCGTCCAGGGGCGATTCGGACGCGTCCAAGTTCCACTCCATCGCCCTGGCCTCGGTTCTGGCGAAAAGGAGCCGGTCATGA
- the ilvN gene encoding acetolactate synthase small subunit — translation MKRTLSALCRNEPGVLAMMARECGKYDANILSLAAGETENPQVSRIILCVDGDDEAVDKIGRYLESLDAVIQLDDLSRKGFVDRELVMIKVAMDPAQTSQLMQVFEVFRANVVGMGQETVTVELSGDQERVDGLIKMLVPYGIKSMCRSGMIALKRGDE, via the coding sequence TTGAAACGCACTCTGTCCGCCCTGTGCCGCAACGAACCCGGCGTCCTGGCCATGATGGCCCGGGAATGCGGCAAATACGACGCCAATATCCTCTCCCTGGCCGCCGGGGAAACCGAAAACCCGCAGGTCTCCCGCATCATCCTGTGCGTGGACGGCGACGACGAGGCCGTCGACAAGATCGGCCGCTACCTGGAGTCCCTGGACGCGGTCATCCAGTTGGACGACCTGTCGCGCAAGGGCTTCGTGGACCGCGAACTGGTCATGATCAAGGTGGCCATGGACCCGGCGCAGACCAGCCAGTTGATGCAGGTCTTCGAGGTCTTCCGGGCCAACGTGGTCGGCATGGGTCAGGAAACGGTCACGGTGGAGCTTTCCGGCGACCAGGAGCGCGTGGACGGGCTGATCAAGATGCTCGTGCCCTACGGGATCAAGTCCATGTGCCGGTCCGGGATGATAGCGCTCAAGCGCGGGGATGAGTAA
- a CDS encoding SLC13 family permease, which yields MYSARIVIHFLREKRWFFLTLAIQAAMLLLPAPEGVTQEGWRVLVMTVGATILFITEPIPLPAVALLIVLGQVFLLGLDSSLVAKSLMKDSVLFIMGSLMLAVALVKQKLDKRLALLIIKVTGSSTYAIAFGISVFSGLLASFIGEHTVAAMMLPVALSLIQLATNDPKQQRALAVLFLFSISYACAMAGIGTPSGGARNAIMIDYLRDFFYASDDPATYGYSVSYLHWMIYAYPIFLIQLPLMHVILRYTFKTDLRDLGPAVAKLKEQVGSEGALTGRHYVAILLFLLTLAGWVGFSSKYGMGTIAILGAVLFLVTGLVRWQDLNSGVNWGVVLLYAAAISLGVQMRDTGAAAWVAGMFMDGLAPFGLGSGLGLLAAIMLLTTFITNTMSNGAAVAVLGPIVLTIALATETNPLAVGMVTSISSAFAYFTVIGTPASTIVYSSGYLRPSDFMKVGWRMALMSFIVLLAASKLYWPLIGL from the coding sequence ATGTATAGTGCCCGTATCGTGATCCACTTTCTCCGCGAAAAACGCTGGTTTTTCCTCACCCTGGCCATCCAGGCCGCCATGCTTCTCCTGCCCGCGCCCGAGGGCGTCACCCAGGAGGGCTGGCGCGTGCTGGTCATGACCGTGGGCGCGACCATCCTGTTCATCACCGAGCCCATCCCCCTGCCCGCCGTGGCCCTGCTCATCGTGCTCGGCCAGGTCTTCCTGCTCGGCCTGGACTCCTCGCTGGTGGCCAAGTCCCTGATGAAGGACTCGGTCCTGTTCATCATGGGCTCGCTCATGCTCGCCGTGGCCCTGGTCAAACAAAAACTCGACAAGCGCCTGGCCCTGCTGATCATCAAGGTCACGGGCTCCTCCACCTACGCCATCGCCTTCGGCATCTCGGTCTTCTCCGGCCTGCTGGCCTCGTTCATCGGCGAGCACACCGTGGCCGCCATGATGCTGCCCGTGGCCCTGTCCCTGATCCAACTGGCCACCAACGACCCCAAACAGCAGCGCGCCCTGGCCGTGCTCTTTCTCTTCTCCATCTCCTACGCATGCGCCATGGCCGGGATCGGCACCCCGTCGGGCGGCGCGCGCAACGCGATTATGATCGACTACCTGCGCGACTTCTTCTACGCCTCAGACGATCCGGCCACCTACGGCTACTCGGTCTCCTACCTGCACTGGATGATATACGCCTACCCCATCTTCCTCATCCAGCTGCCGCTCATGCATGTCATCCTGCGTTACACCTTCAAGACCGACCTGCGCGACCTCGGCCCGGCCGTGGCCAAGCTCAAGGAGCAGGTCGGCAGCGAAGGAGCGCTGACCGGCCGCCACTACGTGGCCATCCTCCTGTTCCTCCTGACGCTGGCGGGCTGGGTGGGATTCTCCTCGAAATACGGCATGGGCACCATCGCCATCCTCGGCGCGGTCCTCTTCCTGGTCACCGGCCTGGTCCGCTGGCAGGACCTCAACTCCGGCGTCAACTGGGGCGTGGTTCTGCTCTACGCCGCGGCCATCTCGCTGGGCGTGCAGATGCGCGACACCGGCGCGGCCGCCTGGGTGGCCGGCATGTTCATGGACGGGCTCGCTCCGTTCGGGCTGGGCTCCGGCCTCGGCCTGCTGGCCGCTATCATGCTCCTGACCACCTTCATCACCAACACCATGAGCAACGGCGCGGCCGTGGCCGTGCTCGGCCCCATCGTCCTGACCATCGCCCTCGCCACCGAGACCAACCCCCTGGCCGTGGGCATGGTCACCTCCATCTCCAGCGCCTTTGCCTATTTCACGGTCATCGGCACTCCGGCCTCCACCATCGTCTACTCCTCGGGCTACCTGCGCCCTTCGGATTTCATGAAAGTAGGCTGGCGCATGGCCCTCATGTCCTTTATCGTGCTCCTGGCGGCATCCAAACTGTACTGGCCTCTCATCGGCCTTTAA
- a CDS encoding universal stress protein, producing the protein MNTDDKLRILICIGGGPEAYASLRYAVRLSKTSCADIVLLYVRPLDSGLNSGGMEVRVARENVLDWGLELPGLRQLKAARDILVELGEIEPGEHREWKHHELKGDPAGEYIRDYENPCGGIVSLRLRTASDVTTAVSDEAKRFQADVVIVGASPEPMSGLKKLLSRKPLALKIAAHAHCSVIVARHLEPGRNHLVCVQDTDQSRAMLPMVGRYFQSCQYPVSILSVARTEADLASAQKAAQEAAQILADLGTPPAEILVEVGDPVETIITIGYDFSLILASESLKPWFAKGFSVSHEVAEKARNSVMIVK; encoded by the coding sequence ATGAACACGGACGACAAACTGCGAATCCTCATCTGCATCGGCGGCGGCCCCGAGGCCTACGCCAGCCTGCGCTACGCCGTCCGCCTCTCCAAGACCAGCTGTGCCGACATCGTCCTGCTCTACGTCCGCCCCCTGGACAGCGGCCTCAACTCCGGCGGCATGGAGGTGCGCGTGGCCCGCGAAAACGTCCTGGACTGGGGCCTCGAACTGCCCGGCCTGCGCCAGCTCAAGGCCGCCCGCGACATCCTCGTGGAATTGGGCGAGATCGAACCCGGCGAGCACCGCGAATGGAAACACCACGAACTCAAGGGCGACCCGGCGGGCGAATACATCCGCGACTACGAGAACCCCTGCGGCGGCATCGTCTCGCTCCGGCTGCGCACCGCCTCGGACGTAACCACCGCCGTGTCCGACGAGGCCAAGCGGTTCCAGGCCGACGTGGTCATTGTCGGCGCTTCGCCCGAACCCATGAGCGGGCTCAAGAAGCTCCTCTCCCGCAAGCCCCTGGCCCTCAAGATCGCGGCCCATGCGCACTGTTCCGTGATCGTCGCCCGGCACCTCGAACCCGGCCGCAACCACCTGGTCTGCGTCCAGGACACCGACCAGTCCCGGGCCATGCTCCCCATGGTCGGCCGCTACTTCCAGTCCTGCCAATACCCCGTGTCCATCCTGTCGGTGGCCCGCACCGAGGCCGATCTGGCCTCGGCCCAGAAGGCCGCCCAGGAAGCCGCCCAGATCCTCGCCGACCTCGGCACCCCCCCGGCCGAAATCCTCGTCGAGGTCGGCGACCCCGTGGAGACCATCATCACCATCGGCTACGACTTCTCCCTCATCCTCGCCTCCGAGTCCCTCAAACCCTGGTTCGCCAAAGGCTTCAGCGTGTCCCACGAAGTGGCCGAAAAAGCCCGTAATTCCGTCATGATCGTGAAATAG
- the murI gene encoding glutamate racemase, with the protein MKNQAKLPIGMFDSGVGGLTVLKALRERMPCEDVVYLGDTARLPYGTKSPQTVTRYGVQCGAELIKRGIKLLVVACNTASAVALDALRRANPGVPVIGVVEPGARAACEATANQAVAVIATESTIAGGAYQRAIHALKPQARIIGHPCPLFVALAEEGWTDGQVPEAVAARYLDPIFKPASGTGHPVIPDTLVLGCTHFPLLAPAIRNVVPAPTTIVDSAATTAETVYRELDRLRLGRPENGCGSTRYLTTDDVPRFARTGSRFLGTPIAETDVELVDL; encoded by the coding sequence ATGAAAAATCAGGCAAAGTTGCCCATTGGCATGTTCGATTCGGGCGTGGGCGGATTGACCGTGCTCAAGGCCCTGCGCGAGCGCATGCCGTGCGAGGACGTCGTCTATCTCGGCGATACCGCGCGCCTGCCCTACGGGACCAAGTCGCCCCAGACCGTCACCCGCTACGGCGTGCAGTGCGGCGCGGAGTTGATCAAGCGCGGCATCAAGCTGCTCGTGGTGGCCTGCAACACCGCCTCGGCCGTGGCGCTCGACGCCCTGCGCCGGGCCAACCCCGGCGTGCCCGTCATCGGCGTGGTCGAACCCGGCGCGCGCGCCGCCTGCGAGGCCACTGCCAACCAGGCCGTGGCCGTCATCGCCACGGAATCGACCATCGCGGGCGGAGCCTACCAGCGCGCCATCCACGCCCTCAAGCCCCAGGCCCGGATCATCGGCCACCCCTGCCCGCTGTTCGTGGCCCTGGCCGAAGAGGGCTGGACCGACGGCCAGGTGCCCGAGGCCGTGGCCGCCCGCTATCTCGACCCCATCTTCAAACCCGCGTCCGGCACCGGCCACCCCGTCATCCCCGACACCCTCGTGCTCGGCTGCACCCATTTCCCGCTGCTGGCACCCGCCATCCGCAACGTGGTGCCCGCCCCAACCACCATCGTGGACTCCGCCGCCACCACCGCCGAAACCGTGTACCGGGAACTCGACCGCCTGCGCCTCGGCCGACCCGAAAACGGCTGCGGCTCCACCCGCTACCTGACCACCGACGACGTCCCCCGCTTCGCCCGTACCGGCTCCCGCTTCCTCGGCACACCCATCGCCGAGACCGACGTGGAACTGGTCGATCTGTAA
- a CDS encoding EAL and HDOD domain-containing protein translates to MQGKTEPFESMFIARQPVFTPDESVWGYELLFRAGRDNVAVIADESQATASVIADGLTLAAEGMDQAARILINFPEKLLVDDAGFALPRDRCVIEILENVRPNKKTLAAARRLKDAGYTLAVDDFFGQDALRPFLELADIVKMDILALDADPARITEAVARLPEGLTLLAEKVEDNETFKTLRDLDFSLFQGFFFSRPEIIPGRKLTAAETTKLQVLGELAKPDFEPARLAAILQSDPSLTYRLFRYVNSAGFGLAKKITSAKRAIDMLGMIRAKQWLRSVIIADLNPSPRAAELAYLAVHRAKFLESACSCSNRPVCEPDTLFMTGLFSLLDAMLGMDMSDILKALPLEESVVQALHGTGDLYDLLRLAASYERGQWGETSQRLKRLELDSFQAELLYIQSRSWTQKTLGYSKAE, encoded by the coding sequence ATGCAGGGCAAGACCGAACCTTTTGAATCCATGTTCATTGCGCGGCAGCCGGTCTTCACGCCGGACGAGTCCGTGTGGGGATACGAACTGCTCTTCCGCGCCGGCCGGGACAACGTGGCCGTCATCGCCGACGAGTCCCAGGCCACGGCCTCGGTCATCGCCGACGGCCTGACCCTGGCCGCCGAGGGTATGGATCAGGCCGCCCGCATCCTTATCAATTTCCCGGAAAAGCTGCTCGTCGACGACGCCGGATTCGCCCTGCCCAGGGACCGTTGCGTGATCGAGATCCTGGAAAACGTCCGCCCGAACAAGAAGACCCTGGCCGCGGCCCGCCGCCTCAAGGACGCGGGCTACACGCTGGCCGTGGACGATTTCTTCGGCCAGGACGCGCTACGCCCCTTCCTGGAGCTGGCCGACATCGTCAAGATGGACATCCTGGCCCTGGACGCCGACCCGGCGCGCATCACGGAGGCTGTCGCCAGGCTGCCCGAAGGCCTGACCCTGCTGGCCGAAAAGGTCGAGGACAACGAGACCTTCAAGACCTTGCGCGACCTGGATTTCTCCCTGTTCCAGGGGTTCTTCTTCAGCCGCCCGGAGATCATCCCCGGCCGCAAGCTGACCGCGGCCGAAACCACCAAGCTCCAGGTCCTCGGCGAACTGGCCAAGCCGGACTTCGAGCCCGCCCGCCTGGCGGCCATCCTCCAGTCCGATCCGAGCCTGACCTACCGCCTCTTCCGTTACGTCAACTCCGCCGGGTTCGGCCTGGCCAAGAAGATCACCTCGGCCAAGCGGGCCATCGACATGCTCGGCATGATCCGGGCCAAGCAGTGGCTGCGCAGCGTGATCATCGCCGACCTCAACCCGTCGCCCAGGGCCGCGGAACTGGCCTACCTGGCCGTGCACCGGGCCAAGTTCCTGGAGTCCGCCTGCTCTTGCTCCAACCGGCCCGTGTGCGAGCCCGACACCCTGTTCATGACCGGGCTCTTCTCCCTGCTCGACGCCATGCTCGGCATGGATATGAGCGACATCCTCAAGGCCCTCCCCCTGGAGGAGTCCGTGGTCCAGGCCCTGCACGGCACCGGCGACCTCTACGATCTCCTGCGCCTGGCCGCCAGCTACGAGCGTGGCCAGTGGGGCGAGACTTCGCAGCGCCTGAAGAGGCTTGAACTGGACTCCTTCCAGGCCGAACTGCTCTACATCCAGTCCCGTAGCTGGACCCAGAAGACGCTCGGCTACTCCAAGGCCGAATGA
- a CDS encoding HD domain-containing protein has translation MASSEMKLYDFVDPVDAECVRRESEDLMRAFFPDYDGRVFRRAFDDVERLFAGRYPGYRASNTKYHNFEHTCSVVLAAARLIYGAMLGDEPFAEADCLKGLLAALFHDVGLIQDVDDTQGTGAKHTVGHEERSIQFMRCYLDGVLDEQDIEDIADCIRCTILAMSPSKIVFRTEAMRRMGHFTGSADLLAQIADRYYLEKLLLLFEEFKEAKLPGYDSAFDLVLKTRSFYKDVARKRLDEEFKGADRNMLGYFRSRRKVDKDLYREAIDRNLTYLDKILAECGDDLDVFMAGLRRNNSQEPLC, from the coding sequence ATGGCATCCTCCGAGATGAAACTGTATGACTTTGTCGACCCGGTGGACGCCGAGTGCGTGCGCCGGGAGAGCGAGGACCTCATGCGGGCCTTCTTCCCCGACTACGACGGCCGGGTCTTTCGCCGCGCCTTCGACGACGTGGAACGGCTCTTCGCGGGCCGCTACCCCGGCTACCGGGCGAGCAACACCAAATACCACAACTTCGAGCACACCTGCTCCGTGGTCCTGGCCGCGGCCCGGCTGATCTACGGAGCCATGCTCGGTGACGAACCCTTTGCCGAGGCCGACTGCCTCAAGGGGCTGCTGGCCGCCCTGTTCCACGACGTCGGGCTGATCCAGGACGTGGACGACACCCAGGGCACCGGGGCCAAGCACACCGTGGGCCACGAGGAACGCTCCATCCAGTTCATGCGCTGTTACCTGGACGGCGTGCTGGACGAACAGGACATCGAGGACATCGCCGACTGCATCCGTTGCACGATCCTGGCCATGTCCCCGTCCAAGATCGTCTTCCGCACCGAGGCCATGCGCAGAATGGGTCATTTCACGGGTTCCGCCGACCTGCTGGCCCAGATCGCCGACCGCTACTACCTGGAAAAGCTCCTCCTGCTCTTCGAGGAGTTCAAGGAGGCCAAGCTGCCCGGCTACGACAGCGCCTTCGACCTGGTGCTCAAGACCCGGTCCTTCTACAAGGACGTGGCCCGCAAACGGCTGGACGAGGAATTCAAGGGCGCGGACCGCAACATGCTCGGTTATTTCCGGTCGCGCCGGAAAGTGGACAAGGACCTCTACCGGGAGGCCATAGACCGCAACCTGACCTACCTGGACAAGATACTGGCCGAATGCGGCGACGACCTGGATGTATTCATGGCCGGGCTCAGGCGCAACAACAGCCAGGAGCCCCTCTGCTGA